In Vibrio alfacsensis, the following proteins share a genomic window:
- a CDS encoding nucleoside phosphorylase translates to MLKQPHIGVDETQVAPLVIVCGEPDRATRIATLFDSAELVSENREYRLFTGRFKGVPVSVCSTGIGAPSMIIAVEELKQCGVSHIVRVGSAGAMQSGIQLGDLIVAEGAVRDEGGSKAYVEASYPAYASFSLLKSLEHFLSGQATPYYFGVVRSHDSFYTDDEDSICEYWNKKGILGADMETSALFAVGRLRGLNVAAILNNVVLYQQDVKEGVDQYVNEAEVMMQGEKTASLAALEALINVN, encoded by the coding sequence ATGCTTAAACAGCCTCATATTGGTGTTGATGAAACGCAAGTCGCACCCCTTGTGATTGTTTGTGGTGAACCTGACCGAGCAACCCGTATTGCGACCCTGTTTGATAGCGCAGAGTTGGTTTCAGAAAACCGTGAATACCGTTTATTTACTGGACGATTCAAAGGGGTACCCGTATCAGTGTGTAGTACAGGTATTGGTGCTCCATCCATGATCATTGCAGTAGAAGAGCTTAAACAGTGTGGCGTTAGTCATATTGTTCGCGTGGGATCGGCGGGAGCCATGCAAAGTGGCATCCAACTTGGCGACCTAATTGTTGCAGAGGGTGCCGTGCGTGATGAGGGAGGCTCGAAAGCGTATGTTGAAGCATCTTACCCAGCGTATGCGAGTTTTTCATTATTGAAATCGTTAGAACATTTCTTATCTGGTCAAGCCACGCCGTATTATTTTGGTGTTGTTCGCTCTCACGATAGTTTCTACACAGATGATGAAGATAGCATCTGTGAATATTGGAATAAGAAAGGCATTCTTGGTGCGGATATGGAAACGTCAGCCCTTTTTGCTGTTGGACGTTTACGTGGCCTGAACGTTGCCGCTATTTTGAATAATGTGGTGCTTTACCAACAAGATGTAAAAGAGGGTGTCGATCAATACGTCAATGAAGCCGAAGTGATGATGCAAGGTGAAAAGACCGCGTCGTTAGCGGCACTTGAAGCGCTCATTAACGTCAATTAA
- a CDS encoding RNA methyltransferase has protein sequence MTTQSTVIIGLHNPKNPTNVGAVMRAAGCYDATQVRYNGTRYNRAAKFQTDTKNMHERIGLVEMDDLTTELESDVEIVCVELAVGATALPHFSHPKKAVYVFGPEDGSLPQEVVDKAHHVVYVPTTGCMNLAATVNVVLYDRLAKTLDAIDDHQQVIANRDNKNRLKVKTCA, from the coding sequence ATGACAACACAGTCAACGGTGATTATTGGCCTGCACAATCCTAAAAATCCAACCAATGTTGGGGCAGTAATGCGTGCAGCAGGCTGTTATGACGCAACACAAGTACGTTACAACGGTACGCGTTATAATCGTGCGGCAAAATTTCAAACAGACACTAAGAATATGCATGAACGCATTGGTTTGGTTGAGATGGATGATCTTACTACTGAGCTTGAAAGTGATGTAGAAATTGTGTGCGTTGAACTGGCGGTGGGTGCTACGGCACTTCCTCACTTTTCCCATCCAAAGAAAGCGGTGTATGTGTTTGGTCCTGAAGATGGATCCTTACCGCAAGAGGTTGTCGATAAAGCGCACCATGTGGTTTATGTTCCGACAACCGGATGTATGAACCTTGCTGCGACGGTAAATGTGGTTTTGTATGATCGTTTAGCAAAAACGTTAGATGCTATTGATGATCACCAACAAGTCATTGCAAATCGAGACAATAAAAACCGCCTTAAAGTGAAAACTTGCGCTTAA
- a CDS encoding Crp/Fnr family transcriptional regulator — MRIKPYPKGRFSTLLAKKATDFRAFIYQCQIGSRYFNSGDAILKQGEPLDYIYVVPAGRVSMSILAANGRRFQLGEANCDDHIFGEMEYFTETPCQWSVVADEHMQVDIICIKKLTELLHAQPEMLFFFASALADDYQDSLDIYTNRLLHPIAYNIAYDLLERQQATPSLSGFDKVNQEAERFGTSGRVYRRAVKTLMEKDLIRKGELGLEIVDEQALKLFLDTYE, encoded by the coding sequence ATGAGAATCAAACCGTATCCGAAAGGTCGCTTCAGCACCTTATTGGCCAAAAAGGCAACGGACTTTCGGGCATTCATTTATCAATGCCAAATAGGCAGCCGCTACTTCAATTCAGGTGATGCGATCCTAAAGCAAGGGGAACCTTTAGATTACATTTATGTGGTGCCTGCCGGGCGGGTTTCGATGAGTATTTTGGCCGCCAATGGTCGACGCTTTCAGTTAGGTGAAGCCAACTGTGATGATCATATTTTTGGTGAGATGGAGTATTTCACAGAAACACCTTGCCAATGGAGCGTGGTGGCAGATGAACATATGCAAGTTGACATCATTTGCATTAAAAAGCTTACGGAGTTGCTTCACGCTCAGCCTGAAATGCTGTTTTTCTTTGCTTCTGCATTAGCGGATGACTATCAAGACTCTTTAGATATTTATACCAACCGCTTGTTACATCCAATCGCGTATAACATTGCGTATGATCTATTGGAGAGGCAGCAAGCTACCCCCTCACTCAGTGGGTTCGACAAGGTAAACCAAGAAGCGGAACGTTTTGGAACGTCTGGCCGAGTTTACCGCCGCGCAGTGAAAACATTGATGGAAAAAGATCTGATCCGAAAAGGAGAACTGGGATTAGAAATCGTCGATGAGCAAGCGCTCAAGCTATTTCTTGATACTTACGAATAA